In a genomic window of Mucilaginibacter sp. KACC 22063:
- a CDS encoding cupin-like domain-containing protein, protein MSFILSAVDTVDTISQQDFAANYLKPRRPLVIKGLTHDWPAREKWTADYLKQTVGNKEVPLYDNAKADPSKPINAAAAHMPFDEYIDLIKSQPTELRIFFFNIFKQAPELLNDIVVPKSLMGGFIESMPAMFFGGSNSVTFLHYDIDLPHIFHTHFGGRKHVILFENKWKDRLYCLPNATYALEDYDVLNPDFEQFPALNGVEGQEVILEHGDTLFMPTGYWHWMKYLDGSFSLSLRAWDASLSRKAASIYNLAVKGGLDSLMKMALKANYAKYREKVAIKRANKAFAAGRPK, encoded by the coding sequence ATGAGTTTTATTCTAAGTGCCGTTGATACGGTTGATACCATTAGCCAACAAGATTTTGCCGCTAATTATTTAAAACCCCGTCGCCCGCTGGTAATTAAAGGGCTAACCCATGATTGGCCTGCACGCGAAAAGTGGACTGCTGATTACCTAAAACAAACCGTTGGCAACAAGGAAGTACCATTGTATGATAATGCAAAGGCTGATCCGTCAAAGCCAATTAATGCAGCAGCAGCGCATATGCCCTTTGATGAATATATTGATCTTATAAAATCGCAGCCTACCGAACTAAGGATATTTTTCTTTAATATATTTAAGCAGGCCCCCGAGCTTTTGAATGATATTGTAGTACCTAAAAGCCTCATGGGCGGCTTTATAGAAAGTATGCCTGCAATGTTTTTCGGTGGGTCAAACTCGGTTACGTTTTTGCATTATGATATAGACCTTCCCCATATTTTCCATACGCATTTTGGTGGGCGCAAGCATGTAATCTTATTTGAAAATAAATGGAAAGACAGGCTATACTGCTTACCTAATGCGACGTACGCACTTGAAGATTATGACGTACTAAATCCCGACTTTGAGCAATTCCCTGCCTTAAACGGCGTTGAGGGCCAGGAAGTAATTTTAGAGCACGGAGATACCTTGTTTATGCCTACCGGTTACTGGCACTGGATGAAGTACCTGGATGGTTCTTTTTCTTTAAGCCTGCGCGCATGGGATGCATCACTAAGCCGCAAGGCAGCCAGCATTTACAATCTTGCTGTAAAAGGAGGATTAGATAGCCTGATGAAAATGGCATTAAAGGCTAATTATGCGAAATACCGCGAAAAAGTAGCTATTAAACGGGCTAACAAAGCTTTTGCAGCAGGCAGGCCTAAATAA
- a CDS encoding carbohydrate kinase family protein: MTKKILCFGEVLWDTFGNEKIAGGAPMNVAWHLKQQGANVHFASRIGTDQSGHELDDFLHTHGLHSSLIQHDDNLPTCEVTVQLDANQHATYIIPEPVSWDNIQPEDHLISAAKQASAVIFGSLACRGQITRQTLFDMLDETTALTAFDVNLRAPHYELSTIQTLAAKAKLIKMNEDEADLLIGTNHDDLKQKIVLFQKSYHAETICVTRGDKGALLLHNNKFYEHDGVPVEVVDTVGAGDAFFATLIKGMVDNVNPQTVLENACKIGAFVAGKRGATPTY, translated from the coding sequence ATGACAAAAAAAATATTATGCTTTGGCGAAGTATTATGGGATACTTTCGGCAATGAAAAAATTGCAGGTGGTGCACCCATGAATGTTGCCTGGCATTTAAAACAGCAGGGAGCAAATGTCCATTTTGCAAGCCGTATAGGTACAGACCAATCGGGGCATGAGCTTGACGACTTCTTGCATACGCATGGTTTGCATTCATCGCTGATACAACACGATGATAATCTACCAACCTGCGAAGTAACTGTTCAGTTAGATGCCAACCAGCATGCTACCTATATTATACCGGAACCGGTATCATGGGATAACATACAACCTGAAGATCATTTGATCTCTGCAGCTAAACAGGCATCAGCTGTCATATTCGGCAGCCTGGCTTGCCGCGGACAGATAACCAGGCAAACGCTTTTCGACATGCTCGACGAAACTACCGCGCTAACTGCATTCGACGTTAACCTGCGCGCACCGCATTATGAATTAAGCACCATACAAACGCTTGCAGCCAAGGCAAAGCTGATCAAGATGAATGAGGATGAGGCCGACCTGCTGATCGGCACAAACCATGACGATCTGAAACAAAAGATCGTGCTTTTTCAGAAATCATACCACGCCGAAACCATTTGCGTAACCCGTGGCGATAAGGGAGCGCTGTTATTGCACAACAACAAATTTTATGAGCATGATGGCGTGCCTGTTGAAGTAGTTGACACCGTAGGTGCTGGTGATGCTTTTTTCGCAACTTTAATTAAAGGCATGGTAGATAATGTTAATCCGCAAACGGTTTTAGAGAATGCCTGCAAAATAGGCGCATTTGTGGCAGGCAAACGCGGAGCGACACCAACGTATTAA
- a CDS encoding YybH family protein — translation MKKLLLSCLMMLFTCVLFAQDKQAIAKVMDGQRQAWNRGDIDAFMQSYWKSDSLAFIGKTGPVYGWQTTLENYKKHYPDKAAMGTLTFKIIKIDVLDKNNAFVIGGWNLKRAKKPIGGYYTLLFRKINGQWKIVVDHTS, via the coding sequence ATGAAGAAACTTTTACTTAGCTGCCTGATGATGTTATTTACCTGTGTGTTGTTTGCGCAGGATAAGCAAGCCATTGCCAAAGTAATGGATGGCCAGCGCCAGGCGTGGAACCGCGGCGATATCGATGCTTTTATGCAAAGCTACTGGAAATCGGATTCACTGGCATTTATTGGTAAAACCGGACCGGTTTATGGCTGGCAAACTACTTTAGAGAACTACAAAAAACATTATCCTGATAAGGCCGCAATGGGAACCTTAACTTTCAAGATCATTAAGATAGATGTTTTAGATAAAAATAATGCCTTTGTAATAGGCGGCTGGAATTTAAAACGCGCCAAAAAACCTATAGGCGGCTATTATACCTTACTGTTCAGGAAAATCAACGGCCAATGGAAAATCGTAGTTGATCACACTTCCTGA